The Petrocella atlantisensis genome has a window encoding:
- a CDS encoding VirD4-like conjugal transfer protein, CD1115 family codes for MKYKRIKLLMSVLIFLVGLWLNIHFSTTLHFALIGKFEVLRWIGFDECIRSMKVNESHWHLFMCLQGFVLLSAIYYYIANHKPYQSNLMQITPDISTPVSAGQKQFGSARWMTDQEKEKEFRCYEMDKSGETQIPSGGIVLGKKNKGLSEHIYYVDDDTHVLCIGATRSGKTRSIVLQTIGTLALAEESMIISDPKGELYNYTYPFLEKKGYEIICLDFKNPLKSDRYNFLQPVIDAIDKNDIPMAIDATWDLTASLVPEDNHNEKIWVNGEASIIAAAIISVVYDNRNGNDRRFQNLSNVYFFISEMCKTVNNSMPLIKYMKNMPTSHPAKALLSISEVAPSKTRGSFYTSALTTLRLFTNPLIHQMTNISDLRLEDFGDKKQVIYMILPDEKSTYYSLASLFVNQCYMQLVKNADSRGGRLKRRINFCLDEFGNFVKIPDFSNKLTVGGGRGIRFNLFLQSFMQLDEKYGKEAAGTIKSNCETWIYLQADDLSTLEEISKKLGNYTVSTYSLTSSHGKHTTPSSSHSINLTHRALLSVDEIRLISRPYSLITSRNNPAIMEAPDLSKWYFNKLFGLGDKEHNRKVREEREKKREARRSANEIDTWNIWDYYSNSGNSHVTYEKFTKGDI; via the coding sequence ATGAAATACAAACGTATAAAGCTGCTGATGTCAGTTTTAATATTCCTTGTGGGGTTGTGGCTAAATATTCATTTTTCCACAACCCTACATTTTGCTTTAATAGGTAAGTTTGAGGTGCTTAGATGGATTGGATTTGATGAATGTATTAGAAGTATGAAGGTAAATGAATCACACTGGCACTTATTTATGTGTTTACAAGGATTTGTACTACTAAGTGCTATTTATTATTATATTGCAAATCATAAACCATATCAATCCAATTTAATGCAGATAACACCTGACATATCTACACCGGTATCAGCAGGACAAAAGCAATTTGGTTCTGCAAGATGGATGACTGACCAAGAAAAAGAAAAAGAGTTTAGATGTTATGAAATGGACAAAAGTGGAGAAACACAGATACCTTCTGGTGGCATTGTTCTTGGTAAAAAGAATAAAGGTTTATCAGAACATATTTACTATGTAGATGATGACACTCATGTCTTATGTATTGGAGCAACCAGATCAGGGAAAACGAGAAGTATTGTGCTTCAAACAATTGGTACATTAGCACTGGCAGAAGAAAGTATGATTATCAGTGATCCCAAGGGCGAGTTGTATAACTACACTTATCCATTTTTGGAGAAGAAGGGTTATGAAATCATATGTTTGGACTTTAAGAATCCGCTAAAAAGTGATCGGTATAATTTTCTACAGCCTGTTATTGATGCCATCGATAAAAATGATATTCCAATGGCAATTGATGCAACCTGGGATTTAACGGCATCCTTAGTTCCAGAAGATAATCATAATGAAAAGATATGGGTAAACGGTGAAGCAAGTATTATTGCCGCAGCCATAATATCTGTTGTCTATGATAATAGAAATGGTAATGATAGAAGATTCCAGAATCTTAGTAATGTGTATTTCTTCATTAGTGAAATGTGCAAGACAGTGAATAATTCAATGCCACTGATTAAGTACATGAAAAATATGCCTACAAGTCATCCTGCAAAGGCATTATTATCTATCAGTGAAGTAGCTCCTTCTAAAACTAGAGGGAGTTTTTATACGTCAGCATTAACAACTCTAAGGCTATTCACTAACCCACTGATTCATCAAATGACCAATATCAGTGATTTAAGGTTAGAAGATTTTGGGGACAAGAAACAGGTGATCTACATGATTCTTCCTGATGAAAAGTCTACCTATTATAGTTTAGCAAGTTTATTTGTTAATCAATGCTATATGCAATTAGTAAAGAATGCAGATAGTCGTGGTGGACGATTAAAGCGCCGTATTAATTTTTGCTTAGATGAGTTCGGTAACTTCGTTAAGATACCTGATTTCTCCAATAAACTAACCGTAGGTGGTGGTCGGGGAATTAGGTTCAATCTTTTTTTACAAAGCTTTATGCAGTTAGATGAAAAGTATGGAAAAGAAGCAGCAGGTACCATTAAATCTAACTGCGAAACATGGATATACCTTCAGGCAGATGATCTAAGCACTCTTGAAGAAATATCTAAGAAACTTGGTAACTATACTGTTTCTACATATTCATTAACATCGTCTCATGGAAAACACACTACTCCTTCTAGTTCCCACAGTATTAATTTAACCCATAGAGCTCTACTATCAGTTGATGAAATCAGGTTGATTAGTAGGCCATATAGTTTAATCACATCAAGAAATAATCCAGCCATTATGGAAGCACCGGATTTATCTAAATGGTATTTTAATAAACTATTCGGGTTAGGTGACAAAGAACATAACCGAAAGGTAAGGGAAGAAAGGGAGAAAAAAAGAGAAGCAAGGAGGTCAGCAAACGAAATCGATACATGGAATATTTGGGATTATTATTCCAATTCAGGAAACAGTCATGTCACATATGAAAAATTCACGAAGGGAGATATTTAA